Part of the Catalinimonas alkaloidigena genome is shown below.
GTTCTGCTAACTGGTAAGTGATAGCACCCTCAATAGGAGGATCTCCGATATCTACTTCATCATCCTCACATGACCATACGAAAAGCAGGCTTAGCAGTGCCAGTGAGATCCTGAAGTAGGAATTTGATTTAGAAAAGTAATCTTTAAACATGAATAGATTTTTTTTGGGTTAAAAAAGTAAAAAATGAAATTAATTATAAATGTATTGGTATACAATACTGTGACATCTATTTAGATATTTGCAATGATAAATTTATAAAACTAACCTTTTATAAATTTACGAATTTTAATGTTCACAATTTTACTGTGTATTAATTTAGCATTATTCATCTAGCAGTGAACTAACAATATATTCCCATTCTTCATCCAATGTGCCTTTGAATTCGTCTTTATCTGCCCTGGAATACCAGTATCTCGCATTAAAAAGATCACCTTCTTTTCTATGCAAATATGCGTGTATCCACGAGCCATCCTGCGTGTGAATATCCTGAGCTATATCGTGAGCAGCTTCCCAATTATCTTTGGCGTCATGCCACATCGCCTGTAGCCCTGGATCTAGTTCATTGGGTGGAGCTTCACCCTGGGTAGAGGCTTTAAATTGTTCAAGTGTCATTTGGTTTAATTTAGTTAACTTAGTTTCAAACTTGTACGAAAAAGCAATCTTAGTTATTTCCATTAAATACACCTGAAGTTTCAAATTGTTTTGTTTATCTATATCAATATAAAGTTTGACACTTTAACTTTATTAACCCGCGATGAAATACCATATCCTAAATGGAGATGCTCTCAAAATGCAGTTTGAAAAAACCGCATTGGAAGGAGAAGCTTATATTATTCGTGAATGCCTGATTGAGGGAGATGTTTCGAGCAATTCATTGCATAAGTTGTGGAAACTCAGGGCTGAATATTTGAAAAAGACTTACAATGTTTCCTTGCAGGAATATGCTGAAAAAACGAAAAGCGAGTTTGAGGCTATTTCTAAAATCACTGAAAACGCTTCGGTATATCTTTGGTTTGAAAGAGATCTTTTTTGTCAGCTTAACCTTTGGTTTACTGTATACTTCATTTCAGAAAAATTAGGTTATGAAAACCATTACCTCTTCCTTGTTCTTCCCAATCATTATGAATGGACGGGTTTTGGAAAGATGAGGACTGATGAATTAATGCATACATTTGAACAAAAAATTCAACTTCGTAAAGATGACATCAGACTATTTAAAGACTTATGGATCGCTTATGCTCAGAATGATCATGCTGAGTTAAAGCAGCTTTCTCTGTTGATGAAAGATCGCTATCCCTATCTCCCGGAGGTTGTTCAGGCTCACCTGGACCGTTTTCCTGAAGAGGCAAAGCGTAGCCGTCCGGAAACTGCTACGCTGCAGATAATTCAGGAGTTACAGACAAATGACTTTGGTCGAGTATTCAGAGCCTTTTCAGAGCGAGAGGGTATCTATGGTTTTGGAGATTTACAATTCAGGCAAATCTATGAACGTGTCATGAAGGAGAACCCGGACCTTTA
Proteins encoded:
- a CDS encoding DUF1835 domain-containing protein, with protein sequence MKYHILNGDALKMQFEKTALEGEAYIIRECLIEGDVSSNSLHKLWKLRAEYLKKTYNVSLQEYAEKTKSEFEAISKITENASVYLWFERDLFCQLNLWFTVYFISEKLGYENHYLFLVLPNHYEWTGFGKMRTDELMHTFEQKIQLRKDDIRLFKDLWIAYAQNDHAELKQLSLLMKDRYPYLPEVVQAHLDRFPEEAKRSRPETATLQIIQELQTNDFGRVFRAFSEREGIYGFGDLQFRQIYERVMKENPDL